The window CCAAGTTGTAAATCAATCTTACAGGGGTTTGCCTTTTCAAATTCATCTGCAACATCTCTAATCAATTTATTAATGTCTACCCTCTCTAATCTCGGTTCATATATTCTGCCGTGATCGGCAATTCTTTCTATGATTTCGCCCAGCCTTTCAATTCCGATTGCAATCTCGTTGAAATATTTATAACGTGGGTCATCCTTTTTTATGAGATTCCTCAATTCACTGGTAATAAGCGAAAGACCATAGACTGGATTGCGCAAATCGTGGACCATATGGGCAGCAAATCTTCCGATTGCCGAGAGTTTTGCCGATTTTAATCTTTCTTGAGTTAATATCTTCAGTTTTCTGCTCAATTCATTGATATTATCGGCAATTGCACCAAATTCATTAGGGAAACGGATTGAGATTTTCTTATCAAATTCACCTACGGCTATCTCTTTTGTTCTATTCAGAATTTTTGTAGTATTATTTTTAATATAAAAGCCTGTAAATAAGAATAATATACAGACGAGCAAACCAAAACCAGTAGTTAATAAAAATCCCCGAGTGATACCGCTCTTTATCCCGGAAATCATTGCAGTATAATCAATGCCAATAATTAAAGAAACCTTTTCTAAACTTTTCCCGATACAAAGGATGGCATCAACATCAAATTTCTGGATGCGGAAGATTCTATTTTGAATAGTATAATCAGAAACTTTATGCTCCCGCTCTTTTATCCTTAATGCCTCTTCAGATTTAATAAAATCAGTATTGTTGTATATAATGTCATTTTGTTTATCAAATAATATAAGGAAAGAATTCATCGGGAGATTAGTCTTTTTCACCGAATTTGTGACTAATTTATAGAGACTGACATCAATTAAAATAAACTGCTCACTGGCAAGTTTATAGATTATCCGCTGAACAAATCCGGAACGGTCAGGAAGTAATTGCAAAGGGAACAGCGTTGTATCAGAAAAATTTCTCAGTGAACTCGAATCTATCGGTGGCATATCTCTGAATTCTTCATAAGGTTTGGGTGTAAAATATGTCTGGTCTGGATTTGCTAAAAGGGAAAAGATACACCCCCCTCTGGAATCAAGCAGGCTGATTCTTGAGAATGGTCTTTCGCTACTGAAAAAATATGAGCCAATCTCTTCTTTTTTATAGGTTCCATTTTTAAAAAGATATCTTTTTGCAAAATAGATTTCTTCTTCGCACCTTCTACATTCATCTTTGAAGGATTCAATAAAAGTACTTCCATAAAAGGTCAGTCTCTGGTCAATATTTTCTTGAAGTTTTTTGATGGTAATATGGTTGATTGAGAACTGGATTAATATCAAAGGGAGCAAGATGATAAAGATAAGCACAAAAAATAAGAACGACGAAAACGAACCGAAAAATCTATTCATCCTTCCACCAGGTATAGGGTGAGATGTATGATATGGGGTCAAGAGATTCTAAGTTCTTTTTTGCAAGAAAGCAGGGATAACTCCAGTAGAGAAATACAAATGGCGGTTCCTCAAGGACCAGGGAGTCCATCTTGCATATTAAAAGGCTATCGGGCTGGGCATCGTATGATTTCCACAGCGAATCAAAGACTGAAGAACGAAAATCAACCCAGGGTGCTGAACCGCTGTAGTAAAGACGGAGATGGGAATATGGAGTTGAATCACTATAGAAAATTGAGATGACATCAAAATCCCATCTGGGATGTCCCCGCAATGCTGCGACCCTTGTCGCACAGGACAATTTTGTTTCAATTCCTATTTTTGCCAACTGCGATTGAAGCACTTCGGCAATTTGTCGGGAAAATGGATTGGGATAGTGTTGGAAGAAAAGGCCTTTAAGTCCATTCTTATAACCTGCCTTTTTTAGTAACTCAATCGCCATTTGCGGATTATATTCGTATTTAAATTCACAGAAGTATTTCAATGTCGGGCCATAAGCAGGTAAGGCAAAAGGCAGAGCTAAAATTTTTGTAATCTCATCGCGATTTACTCCATAGTTTAGCGCCTTTCTAACCAATGGGTCTTTTAAAGTCGGATTCTCCCAATTATTCAATAGTATGGTAAGTGAAGGGAACGGACATCGGATAATTTGGATTGAATTTTCATAATCTTCCTTGACCATAAACTGATCCCCTAATTTTTCAAAAATTAAGTCAGCGACTTCGGCGTTCACAGGTGATATATCAACTTCGTTGTTTAATAATGCATTTATACACTGATTAATATCACCAAAAAATTTAATAACAATCTTATCCAAATACGGTAGTTTTTGTCCAACCTTATCTTTTGCCCAGAAGTTTTTATTCTTTACCAAAGTAAGCACTTTTTCATTCCAGAATTCAAAACAGAATGGTCCTGACCCAACCGGATGGAAACAAAAGTTATCTTTATATCTTTCCCTGGCTTCTGATGGAGTAATATAGACCATCTCATTGTCAAGGCGCCTGACAAAGTTTTTATCGGACTCTTTAAGAATAAATTTTATTCGAAATGAATCAAGGACGATTATTTCTTTTATTCTATTAACCGGTTCTAATTCTAATGCAGGGTTTGGATTTTTCATTAACTCGTATGTATATTTCACATCATAAGCACTTACCCGGCGGGGGTTATAATCAAAACATGGGTCAGTATGAAAAAAACAATCCTTCTTTAATACAAATTCCCATTCTGTATAATCTGGTGAATGAGAAAAACTTTGAGCGAGGCCCAATTCTGGATTATCAACAGAATACAATGGTGAATAAACCAACCTTATAATCTTCATTGCTCCAGCACAACCCCAATCCTTTTGTGGGTCAACACCAATCAAACCACCGGTCCATGCAATTCTCACTTCTCCGCCGGGTTTTGGTATATCGCTCTTTTTTTTACAAACAATCACAATAAGTAATATTAGCAATATTACAGTATATTTTGCAATTCTCTTCATAGAATTCTATTACCATTATATTTTATACAAAGTTTTCTATGTTGTCAATGGGTGTTCAGCCTCGGTTTCTGGTGCAAATTATTATAAGCAATTAAGCTATCAATTTGTCATTATCAAATGTAGTGACCGAGTTTACTCGATATTAAAAAACTTAACTGATCGGCCCGAGTTCGGTGATTGTTTTTATGAAGTTATTTATTACTTCCTGGAATCTTGCACCCTCCCCTGCTGAAATCCATTCCAGTTTTAAACGTCTGTCATCAATCCCCATTTCTTTCAAAAGTAATTTTAGTGCATTATACCTCCTCAATGCTTTATAATTACCAGAAATATAATGACAATCACCAGGATGACACCCGGTGATCAATACTCCATCTACGCCCTTTTTGAACGCAGTCAATATAAAATCGGGCTCGACCCTCCCTGAGCACATTGTTCTTATTATCCTGAAATTAGGATTCATCTGGAGACGTGAAACACCAGCAAGGTCAGCGCCCGCATAGGAACACCAATTGCAGCAGAAGACGATTATTTTGGGTTTGAAATCAGACATCACAACGCCTCCACCATTGCCATTATCTGTTTTTTTGTAAATCCATACTGAATCATCGCGCCCGAAGGACAGGATGCAACACAGGTTCCGCAACCTTTACATAATGCCTCATTGACACTGGAAATTCTCTTACCATCCTTCTCTTTGTAAACAATCGCCTCATAAGGACACAGGGCGCCACACATACCGCAACCCGCACAAAGTTCTTCATTTACTGATGAAATAGTTGCCTCAGCATAATATTTTTTGTTTGAAAGAATCGTTGCCGCACGTGCTGTCGCAGCTTGTGCTTGAACAATAGCTTCGGCAATCGTCATCGGACTATGCGCCATACCAGCCATAAATACCCCTTCAGTAGCAAAGTCAACCGGTCTTAGTTTAACATGCGCTTCAAGGAAGAAACCATCGCTGTTTAAGGGAACTTTAAGCATTTTCGCAAGTTCTGCATTATTAGGCTGGGCGATAATTCCCGCGGAGAGGACAACGAGATCGGTATCTATAACCAGATCTTCTTTCAAAATTGGTTCAAATGCTTTTATCTTCATTTTCCCATTCTCAATGATTAATTCGGGTTTTTTCTCATCATCATATCTAATGAATACCACACCCTTTTCTCGCGCCTGACGATATAATTCTTCTTTAAATCCATAGGTCCGAATATCTTTATAAAGGATATAAATATTTGCATCAGGCTTTGTTTCAAGGAGATTCAATGCATTTTTTATCGCCTGGGAACAGCATATACGACTGCAATATTTTCTATCGTTATCACGGGAACCAACGCACTGAATCATCACAATCGTCAGATTGTCTGATAGTCTGAAGGTCTGATGGTCAAAAAGAAATTTTTCCAGTTCCCGCTGGGTAATTATTCTTGGATCTTTGCCATATTGATATTCGGTTGGTTTATATTCCTGCGCGCCGGTTGCAACAATCACAACACCATGTTCAATCTCAACTGGTTCTAAATCTCCGCTTATAATTTTTGTTTTATAATTTCCCACAAATCCAGTAATCTGTTCTATTCGGCTGTTTGTATAAACCTTTATAAGTTTATTATTTTTTATCTTTTCAATTGTATGATTCAGAAAATACTGGACATCCCTATTCTCAAAGGTCTTATGTATATGCCTGATATTACCACCGAGTTCTCCTTCTTTCTCAACTAGAAACACTTCAAAACCCTGCTCAGCAAGCAATAATGCCGAACTCATCCCGGCTATACCACCGCCAATCACCAATGCCTTAGGAATTACATCAATCTCAACTCTTTTTAAAGGCATAAGCAAGCGTGCCTTTGCCACTGCCATCCGCACTAAATCTTTCGCCTTTTCAGTGGCTGCCTCCGGTTCATGCATATGAATCCAGGAGCATTGATCACGGATATTTGCCATTTCAAATAAATAAGGATTCAAACCTGCTTCCTGTATCGTTTCTCTAAAAAGTGGCTCATGAGTTCTTGGTGTACAGGAAGCAACGACAACCCTATTCAATTTATTCTCCCTAATTTTTTCAATTATCCTTTTCTGAGTGTCCTGAGAACAGGTATAAAGATTACTTTCTGCATAAACAACATCGGGTAATTTTTTTACATATTCAACAGTTTCCGGCACATTTACATAACCACCGATATTTATACCACAATGGCAGATAAATACACCAATCCGTGGTGGCTCATTTAACACATCCGATTCAGCCGGATATTCTTTTTTTGTCACAAGCGTACCCCTTACATCAGACAGTAATGCCATTGCCCTTCCTGCTGCTGCTGATGACTGGGCAACGGTTTCGGGGATATCTTTTGGTCCAGCAAATGCCCCACAGACAAAAATGCCATCGCGGATTGTATCAACTGGTATAAATTCTGAAGTCTTGCAAAATCCATAATCATTCAAAGGCACCCGTAGATAGCGCGACAGTATCCGCATATCTGTTTTTGGCACAAGACCAACTGATAGAACTACCATATCAAATTCTTCTTCTTTTATAAAACCTTCTTCATCTTCATAATGGACAAGCAAATTTTTCGTTTTGGGAATTTCCTCAATCCTTGAAACACCTGCACGTATAAATCTCACTCCGTATTCATTCTTTGCCCGGTTATAATAATCTTCAAAGCCTTTACCGAATGTTCTTATATCCATATAAAATATTGTAGTCTCAAGACCATTCTTTGAATGCTCTTTAGCAATTATTGCTTCTTTGATTGCATAGGTGCAACAGACCGAAGAACAATAATGATTCCCAACCTGTGGGTCTCTTGAACCGACACACTGGACAAAGGCAATTTTTTTCGGTACCTTACCTTCATAGGGTCGGAGCAGATGTCCGGAAAAAGGTCCTGAGGCAGATAAAATACGTTCAAATTCAAGACTGGTAACAACATTCTTATAAATTCCGTAACCAAATTTTGTATAAACGTTCGGGTTAAATATATCAACCCCAGGGGATAAGATTATCGCACCAACATTTATGTCTTCGACAAGGTCTTTGTCTTTATATTTTATTGCCCCGGCAAGACACAACTTCTCACAAACACCACAACCAATGCAGTTGTTTTTATCAATTACATAAACTGCAGGAACTGCCTGTGGATATTCAATATAAACACTCTTTCTGTTTGTTAAACCCTGATTAAATCGATCGGCGATTTCAATTGGACAATGCTTCTTACATTCCCCGCAACCAGTGCATTTTGTAGCATCTACATATCGTGCTCTCTTTCTTACCTTTACCACAAAATTTCCCGCATCACCACTCAATCCTTCAATCTTTGCATCGGGGATAATCTTTATGTTTAAATGGCGTGCACACTCTACAAGTTTTGGTGCCATAATACACATTGAACAATCATTTGTAGGAAATGTCTTATCAAGCATCGCCATTATCCCACCGATCGCTGGTGCAGAATCTATCAAATAAACCTTAAAACCCGAATTTGCCAGGTCCAGTGCTGCCTGGATGCCCCCGATGCCACCACCGACAACCATTACTGCGCCAATTTTCTTATTCATAATCAAAATCCTGAAATTTTAAGAAATGGTTTAAAGGTTAGAGTTGGGTTCTTGGTTCCTTCAAACAATTCAACCAAACTAAACCGGCTTCTCAATCCTAATCCAATGACTATAAAATCTTGGATTGCTAAATTAGCATTTATTAGCCCGATATATCGGATATCCATCCTTTATCTCCATCATTGATACATCACCCTTTTCTTGAAGGGAACAGACACATTTAAATACAATATCTGGAGCAATATTTAATTTACAGGCAATCTGTGGGGTAGCCAATTGATCAACTTTCAATAGCCTTAATATCCGCGCCTTTGTATATTCTTCGTATAAGATCTCTTCAAGTTTTTTATCAAAATCTTCAACAGGTATTCTTTCACCATAGACATTCCCTATCTCGGTTATTTGATATTCCACACCGGTGAGATGTCTAAATCTTTCACCCTGGAGGACATCTCGGACCGATACTAACATATCTTCTGTATCTTCATTTATTTTTATTGGACCCAAATTTCTTATTCTATCCACAAATGTATTAACCAGACTGGCAAACCGCTCACCTTCGGCGGCAGAAACCCAATCAAGATATAACCTTTCTTTCTCAATTTTTGTATATGAAAGTAGTTTCTGTGTTGCAATAATTCTTTTTTCTGCATTATAATTTCCATTGAGATAATGGCAATCGCCAAAATGACAACCTAAAACCATTACACCATCTATTTTGCGCAAGAAGGCATTGATGATAAAAATCGGATCAACCCTTCCTGAACACATTACCCTTATTACACGGATATTTGGCCGGTACTGAATCCTTGATACACCTGCCAGATCAGCACCTGCATAAGAACACCAGTTGCATAGAAAGCCAAGAATCCGGGGCTGAAAATCAGTCATTTTTTTCTCCTACCTGCAAAATTACCCTGACCAATAAATATAAAAATCCACTCCGCTTCCCCACCCAGACTTTGAACCCCTCTCTGCCTATTAGGTTACAATACATGATCACAATACCTCCACCATTGCCATTATCTGTTCATTGGTAAAATGTTTCATCGTTATTGCCTGTTGCGGACAGGATGCTGCGCAACTACCACAACCTTTACAATAAGCCGAAATGACTTCTGAACGATAGCCCTTCTCAGTCCTTTTTAATTCATGCGCCTGATACGCACATAATTTTTCACATATTCCGCAACCAATGCATTTCTCCTTATCAACTTCAGCAACCGCAGGCAGAACTTCGATCGTATCTCGGGAAAGAACAACTCCAGCTCGGGCGACTGCTGCCTGTGCCTGGGCAATTGACTCATCTATCGTTTTTGGTCCGTGAGCCATTCCGCAGATAAATATTCCATCTGTAGCAAAGTCAACCGGACGAAGTTTCATATGTGCCTCAAGGAAAAACCCATCTTCATTTAAGGGTACCTTTAATAATTGGGCAATCTCTTTATTTGATTCATTGGGAATGATACCTGCAGAAAGAACAACTAAATCCATAGGCAACTCAATTTCCTCATTGAGTATCAGTTCTTTTGCCTTAACAAAAAGTGAACCATCACGCAGGGAAATCTCTGGTTTATTTTCATCATCATATCTGATAAATAATACACCGGCATCCCTTGCCTTTTGATAGTATAATTCATTAATTCCGTAAGTTCGTATATCTTTATAGAATATCACCACCTCGGTTTCAGAATTTTTCTGTTTGATAAATAGGGCATTCTTTATCGCCTGGGTGCAACAGATACGACTACAATATTTCCTATCTTTATCTCGCGAACCAACACACTGAATCATTGCTATTGTCTTATAGTTGAATGGTTGAAATGTTTGGTTAAATATCTTTTCTTCCAGTTCCCGCTGGGTGATTATCCTTGAATCTTTGCCATATTGATATTCGGTCGGTTTGTATTCCTGCGCACCAGTCGCAACGATTATTACACCGTGTTCAAACTCA is drawn from candidate division WOR-3 bacterium and contains these coding sequences:
- a CDS encoding hydrogenase iron-sulfur subunit; the protein is MTDFQPRILGFLCNWCSYAGADLAGVSRIQYRPNIRVIRVMCSGRVDPIFIINAFLRKIDGVMVLGCHFGDCHYLNGNYNAEKRIIATQKLLSYTKIEKERLYLDWVSAAEGERFASLVNTFVDRIRNLGPIKINEDTEDMLVSVRDVLQGERFRHLTGVEYQITEIGNVYGERIPVEDFDKKLEEILYEEYTKARILRLLKVDQLATPQIACKLNIAPDIVFKCVCSLQEKGDVSMMEIKDGYPIYRANKC
- a CDS encoding ABC transporter substrate-binding protein — its product is MKRIAKYTVILLILLIVIVCKKKSDIPKPGGEVRIAWTGGLIGVDPQKDWGCAGAMKIIRLVYSPLYSVDNPELGLAQSFSHSPDYTEWEFVLKKDCFFHTDPCFDYNPRRVSAYDVKYTYELMKNPNPALELEPVNRIKEIIVLDSFRIKFILKESDKNFVRRLDNEMVYITPSEARERYKDNFCFHPVGSGPFCFEFWNEKVLTLVKNKNFWAKDKVGQKLPYLDKIVIKFFGDINQCINALLNNEVDISPVNAEVADLIFEKLGDQFMVKEDYENSIQIIRCPFPSLTILLNNWENPTLKDPLVRKALNYGVNRDEITKILALPFALPAYGPTLKYFCEFKYEYNPQMAIELLKKAGYKNGLKGLFFQHYPNPFSRQIAEVLQSQLAKIGIETKLSCATRVAALRGHPRWDFDVISIFYSDSTPYSHLRLYYSGSAPWVDFRSSVFDSLWKSYDAQPDSLLICKMDSLVLEEPPFVFLYWSYPCFLAKKNLESLDPISYISPYTWWKDE
- a CDS encoding HAMP domain-containing sensor histidine kinase; amino-acid sequence: MNRFFGSFSSFLFFVLIFIILLPLILIQFSINHITIKKLQENIDQRLTFYGSTFIESFKDECRRCEEEIYFAKRYLFKNGTYKKEEIGSYFFSSERPFSRISLLDSRGGCIFSLLANPDQTYFTPKPYEEFRDMPPIDSSSLRNFSDTTLFPLQLLPDRSGFVQRIIYKLASEQFILIDVSLYKLVTNSVKKTNLPMNSFLILFDKQNDIIYNNTDFIKSEEALRIKEREHKVSDYTIQNRIFRIQKFDVDAILCIGKSLEKVSLIIGIDYTAMISGIKSGITRGFLLTTGFGLLVCILFLFTGFYIKNNTTKILNRTKEIAVGEFDKKISIRFPNEFGAIADNINELSRKLKILTQERLKSAKLSAIGRFAAHMVHDLRNPVYGLSLITSELRNLIKKDDPRYKYFNEIAIGIERLGEIIERIADHGRIYEPRLERVDINKLIRDVADEFEKANPCKIDLQLGEVGILMIDPAQWRRVFLNLFQNSYEAKKDDCHITIKTISIPSSLKGEGKGEGKTNLNPSVYIEISDKSGGIPEEILDKIFEPFTTTKKKGLGLGLSFVREIVEVHNGEIKIENKPGIGVKFIITLPRSITNEVR
- a CDS encoding CoB--CoM heterodisulfide reductase iron-sulfur subunit A family protein is translated as MNKKIGAVMVVGGGIGGIQAALDLANSGFKVYLIDSAPAIGGIMAMLDKTFPTNDCSMCIMAPKLVECARHLNIKIIPDAKIEGLSGDAGNFVVKVRKRARYVDATKCTGCGECKKHCPIEIADRFNQGLTNRKSVYIEYPQAVPAVYVIDKNNCIGCGVCEKLCLAGAIKYKDKDLVEDINVGAIILSPGVDIFNPNVYTKFGYGIYKNVVTSLEFERILSASGPFSGHLLRPYEGKVPKKIAFVQCVGSRDPQVGNHYCSSVCCTYAIKEAIIAKEHSKNGLETTIFYMDIRTFGKGFEDYYNRAKNEYGVRFIRAGVSRIEEIPKTKNLLVHYEDEEGFIKEEEFDMVVLSVGLVPKTDMRILSRYLRVPLNDYGFCKTSEFIPVDTIRDGIFVCGAFAGPKDIPETVAQSSAAAGRAMALLSDVRGTLVTKKEYPAESDVLNEPPRIGVFICHCGINIGGYVNVPETVEYVKKLPDVVYAESNLYTCSQDTQKRIIEKIRENKLNRVVVASCTPRTHEPLFRETIQEAGLNPYLFEMANIRDQCSWIHMHEPEAATEKAKDLVRMAVAKARLLMPLKRVEIDVIPKALVIGGGIAGMSSALLLAEQGFEVFLVEKEGELGGNIRHIHKTFENRDVQYFLNHTIEKIKNNKLIKVYTNSRIEQITGFVGNYKTKIISGDLEPVEIEHGVVIVATGAQEYKPTEYQYGKDPRIITQRELEKFLFDHQTFRLSDNLTIVMIQCVGSRDNDRKYCSRICCSQAIKNALNLLETKPDANIYILYKDIRTYGFKEELYRQAREKGVVFIRYDDEKKPELIIENGKMKIKAFEPILKEDLVIDTDLVVLSAGIIAQPNNAELAKMLKVPLNSDGFFLEAHVKLRPVDFATEGVFMAGMAHSPMTIAEAIVQAQAATARAATILSNKKYYAEATISSVNEELCAGCGMCGALCPYEAIVYKEKDGKRISSVNEALCKGCGTCVASCPSGAMIQYGFTKKQIMAMVEAL
- a CDS encoding hydrogenase iron-sulfur subunit; this translates as MSDFKPKIIVFCCNWCSYAGADLAGVSRLQMNPNFRIIRTMCSGRVEPDFILTAFKKGVDGVLITGCHPGDCHYISGNYKALRRYNALKLLLKEMGIDDRRLKLEWISAGEGARFQEVINNFIKTITELGPIS